The Ignavibacteriales bacterium sequence AAACAAGTTTGCTGAATTGAGTTTCTCTTGCCGAAAACTTTAGAACAGCGTATAAGCAAAGAGGCGGTAAAAGAGTTATATCAAAAAATGCGAGATAGATAATAATTTGTTTTTGAATACCGACAAAACAGATAAGAAATTCAAAAAATTGATAGCCGAACAGAAGTGCAATTATTCCAATTGTGTATCTGTTGATTGTATTCTTCTCGGCAAAGATCAAGAGATTGATAATGTAAACAAGTTCAATGCATGCGATTAATAACGAAATTATTCCATCAAAATTATTCATCTCTTATAGCTCGGTTAATTAGAATCTTTTTCACTTGCGGTGCTTAAACCAATCTTCGTACAGCTCCGGTCTTCTGTCTCTGAGAAATAATCTCTTTGCATGAGAAGTTTTGCATTTATCAAGTTCAACATCACAATACAAAATTTCTTCGGTTCCTAATCCCGCTCGGGCAATAACGTTTCCCTCCGGATCGCATACAAACGATTCACCCGAGAAAGTCAAACATTCTTCTTCACCAACCCGGTTGCATAACGCTGTGTAATATCCGTTCTGAAACGCCGCGACGCGCATTTCGGCTTCATACAAACCATCCGGCCACTCGCCCTCAGCACCGGCTTGAGGCACAAAAACAATCTCAGCGCCATTAATTGCAAGTTCACGCATATATTCAGGGTAATGTCTATCATAGCAGATTGCCACACCGATTTTTCCAAATTTAGTTTTATAAACCGGAGTGCCGTTATTACCGGGAGTATAAAAATCTTTTTCGTGAAAGCATTGATAATCTGTAATGTGAATCATCCTCGTAGTGCCGAGAATTTTTCCGTCCGCATCAATGACCGGAGATGAATCGTATGTTCCGTCTTTATCTATTTCATATAGGTTCAGAATTATAACGACATCTAATTCTTTGGCTAGTTTAGAAAATATATTTGTAGTCGGACCAGGAATTGATTCAGCAATTTCTAATGGTTTTGCTGATGAAGATTTCTGAGGGAAGAAAGGAACAAATGCCAGTTCCGAAAATGAAATTATCTTAGCTCCGGAGTGAGCGGCTTTCTTAACGGCATCAACACCATTCTGAATATTTTGTTCTCTGTTTGCAGTTGCCTTCTGCTGGACTAGTGCGATTTTCATAAATACCAATAAATGTTAGATCAATTAAAAAGCTTATCTCAGTTCTTTGATTTCAATAATTTCGATTATCTTTCCCCACATGTGGAAACTTGCCATTTCTTTTTTCTCAATATACTTGAATAGAATTCGTTTTCCATCAGTTTGAAATTCTTTAGAAAGATTTAAGGGATCTAAACTTTTCCCATCATCGGTTACAATACCGTAAAATCCTCCCTCAAATGAAAGAAATTTTACCGTTCCAATTGTGTAATTCGATTCGGATTCAGTCGCGGAACAAAAACTAATAAGTGTAAAACAAAAAACTAATATGAAAATATTAGTGAGCGTTTTCATAGTTCTTAAAACGAATAGTAAACGAAGCTATTTCAGAGTTTAGATTATCACTTAGAGTCTTAGTGCCTTCGCGGCAAAATAATTTTATCAGCCGCCAAGACACAAAGACACTAAGATTCAATTTTATTTACAACTTGATGATCTTTATTATTTTCTGAGACCAATCATTTTTTCCGGACGAACTACTTCATCAAATTTTTCCGATGTAAGAAGTCCAAGTTCCATTGCTGCTTCTTTTAGAGTTTTATTTTCTTTGTGAGCTTTCTTTGCAACTTTTGCCGCGTTATCATATCCAATAACCGGATTGAGCGATGTAACAAGCATCAAAGAATTTTCAAGATGTTTTTTGATGTTCGCTGCGTTTGCAGTAATTCCTTCAACACAATGTTCGCTGAAACTTTCACACGCATCCGCTAATAATTTAATTGATTGAAGAACATTGAAAGCGATAACAGGCATGAAAACATTTAATTCAAAATTTCCGCTCGAGCCGGCAATATTAATTGTAACATCATTGCCAAAAACTTGAGCACAAACCATCGTCATTGCTTCCGATTGAGTTGGATTAACTTTACCCGGCATGATTGAACTTCCCGGTTCATTTTCCGGCAATGAGATTTCGCCAATACCGCAACGTGGACCTGAACCGAGCCATCGTATATCATTCGATATTTTTAATAATGAAGTGCCAATAGTTTTTAACACACCGCTCATTTCAACAAGCGCGTCTTTGGCAGCCATAGCTTCATATTTATTAGGCGCTGTTTTAAAAGGTTTACCGGTCAACTTGGAAATTGTATCGGCTACTTTTACCGCGTATTCCGGATGAGCATTTAAACCGGTTCCTACTGCAGTTCCGCCAAGAGGAATTTCATATAAGCGCTTTAATGAATCGCTAATTCGTGCTAATCCATTAGTCAATTGCATTGCATATCCGCTGAATTCATCTCCAAGAGTAAGTGGAGTTGCATCCATTAAATGCGTACGGCCTATTTTTATTATGTCTTTAAACTCTTTTGCTTTTTCATCTAATGAATTTCTCAATTTAGTAACCATTGGAATCAAACGGCGGTGAATTTCTTCGACAGCGGCAACATGTATTGCTGTGGGAAATGCATCGTTAGTAGATTGAGCTTTATTAACGTCGTCGTTAGGATGGATTGGTTTTTTGCTGCCCATTACTCCTCCAGCCATTTCAATTGCGCGGTTGGAGATAACTTCATTGCAATTCATGTTGGTTTGAGTTCCGCTGCCGGTCTGCCAAACTACAAGAGGAAAATGATCATTCAATTTTCCGTCAATCACTTCATCGGCAGCTTTAATTATCAAATCCAATTTTTCTTTAGGTAAACTTCCTAATTCATGGCTTGTAAGAGCGGCTGCTTTTTTTACAATTCCAAGTGCTCGTATCAACTCGGCTGGAAATCTTTCACCGCCGATTTTAAAGTTCATTAATGATCTTGCTGTCTGTGCGCCATAATACTTATCTACCGGCACTTTCATTTCACCCATAGTGTCAGTTTCAATTCTAAATTCCATTGTTCACTCCGAAATGTTTTAGTTGGTAATTAAAATTAAGGCAAACTGATCTTAATTTCAATTTGGATTGAAAAGGATATTGACGCGAAATGGTCACAATTATTGTTCGATTTGATCTACTCTTCTTGCCCCAATGTACCGTTTTTTATAATAAGCTTCATCGAGAGATGAGACTGTAACACCAAGAGAGCGGCTTGCATGAACAAATTGGTTTTCGCCAAGATAAATTCCAACATGACCCGGATTAGAAGCACGGCGAGTATTAAAAAATACTAAATCGCCGAATCTCAGATCATCTTTTGATATTTTCTCTCCTACAGAATATTGCTCTCTTGCAGAGCGTGGAAGGTCAATTGAAAGTGAGCTCTGAAAAACTTGTAATGTGAAAGCAGAACAGTCTATTCCGTTTTGTGTACTTCCGCCATATTTATAAGGAGTATCTAAAAATTTTATCACTTCCAATAATACTTTTTCACGCGAAGTAAGCACAACGCTAAATTCTTTCAGTTTATCGATATTAAACGCGAACTTGGATTTATCAATTGGGGTTCCAGCCGGAGGCGGTTCGTCAAACTCATCGTCGGTTGATGATGAATCTGCAGGATCATTAAATATTATTCTTTCATTCTTTGAATTAGATTTTTTTACTGTGTCTTTTGAATGAGTTTTTAATGGTGCTGCCGGTTTTTCTTTATTTTTTTTATAACGCTGCGCGTTTGACGATGCGGAACAACTCACAAAAATTGCAAGAACAAGAAGTCCCAGAAGTAAAGTTCTAGTCAAATATATTAGCCTCATTTGTATGGCCGGTCAGCCTAAGTATGATCTTAAATTTTTACTGCGAGAAGCATGTCGTAATCTTCTAATTGCTTTCTCTTTAATTTGGCGTACGCGTTCACGTGTAAGATTAAATTTTTCACCAATCTCTTCAAGAGTGAGTGAATGTTCCTTATTCAAACCGAAATAAAGTTTTATCACTTCGGCTTCCCTTTCGGATAATGTTGACAATGCTCTTTCAATTTCACGCCTGAGTGATTCTGACATTAGAGATTGATCGGGAGAAGGTTCTTCATCGTTTTCTAAAATATCCAGCAGCCGGTTTTCTTCACCTTGTGCAAATGGAGCGTCCATAGAAACAGCGCGACCGGAAATTTTTAAAGTATCGGAGACTTCACTGATATCCATATCAAGTTCTTGGGCAAGTTCTTGAGCGCTTGGTTCACGTTCATATTCTTGTTCAAGATTACTGTAAGCTTTTCCAATTTTATTTAAAGCACCGACTCTATTCAAAGGAAGGCGTACAATTCTCGATTGTTCGGCAAGTGCCTGCAGAATTGACTGGCGAATCCACCACACAGCATAAGAAATAAATTTGAATCCGCGCGTTTCATCAAACCTACGCGCAGCTTTTATTAGACCTAGGTTTCCTTCATTAATTAGATCACCAAGTGTAAGACCTTGATTCTGATACTGTTTTGCAACCGAAACCACGAAACGCAAATTTGCCTTGACTAATTTTTCCAGAGCAAGCTGATCATTTTTTCTGATTCGAATAGCAAGTTCAATTTCTTCATCAGGTGTAAGAAGATCAACTTTTCCGATCTCTTGAAGATATTTATCTAACGATTGACTTTCTCTGTTAGTGAACTGTTTTGTGATTTTCAAAACTACTTCTCCTACACGGATTGAACATTAATAGAATCAACAATCCCAACAATTGAAGCATCAACTGGAGCCATTTCAACATCAAGCGGAATTACGGCTTCGCTTGCAGTAACATAAAAAATAATTTCTCCCGCCCCGGCACCCACTGTATCTAACGCCACAATCGGTCCGCCAAGGTCTTTATACTCTGCATTAATCGGCTGAACAAAAAGCATTTTGTAACCGGCAAGAGTCTCATATTTTCTTGTCGCCCATATTGTTCCTATTACTCTGCCAAGATGCATTAGACCTCAACCGCCTCTTTCTTTTTTTCTTTCACTGAAATATCGAGCTTATCCACAATTGCCATAATTACAGCATCAACCGGTTTATTTTTTGTAAACGTGGTTTGACGCGCAGAGCTTCCCTGTGCTACCAATACAACTTCTCCAACACCGGCTCCAACCGAATCCACAGCTATTACTGTTGCTTCTTTCGGCTTGTATTCAAGATCTAGCTGCCGGACAATTAAAAATTTTGCGCCTACAAGATTTTCGTCTTTTCTTGTTGACCAAACTGTTCCGATAACTTTTCCAAGTACCAATTCATCCTCGCTGTTCTTTATATGAAATATTTTTTTACTACGATCTTTCTTTCTGGTTAAGTAACTGTCTACTATATATACTAATACTATTCAAAAGACAATTTTTGCTGAATGTTCGGTCGCAACTTTATTAAAAATATTTGTAAGGGTCAAACCATCGTCAAAATGATTTCTCCAATTAACGGAGGATAAATAGAGTCGGCTATTTACTCTTCTAAAAAACTTGTTCCGTGCAGATCATTGTTGATCTTGAAAAAATGCGCCGCTGTCTGCGCTACATCAGCAAAAGTCCTGCGGATGCCTAGATTCTTACCGCCTATATTTTTTTTGTAGAAAAGAAGCGGCACATACTCGCGCGTATGGTCTGTGCTGATATCGGTCGCATCGTTACCATGATCAGCCGTTAATATCAAACAGTCCGTTTCATCCAATGAATTCAATATCTCCGGTAATCGTTCATCAAATTCTTGAAGTGCTTTGTGAAATCCCTCAGGATCATTTCTGTGCCCGAAATAAACATCGAAGTCGACTAGATTTGTGAAAATTAATGAACCTTTAACACTTTTTGCAACTTCTATAATTTTGCTGATTCCTTCTTGATTGGATTTTGTCTTTAACTGATGTTTAATTCCTTTGTAGTTGAAAAGGTCATTAACTTTCCCGATTGCATAAGTCTCTATTCCATTACTCAAACAATAATCAAGAATCGTTGGATCGGGTGGATCTAATGAAAAATCTTTTCTATTAGTCGTACGTTTAAAATTTCCTTCAGATCCTTCGAACGGACGGGCAATTACTCTTCCGCAAGAATCTTTTCCAATCAGAACTTTCTGACGGGTAATTGAACAGATCTCGTACAATCTTTCTAAAGAAATTACATCCTCGTGTGCCGCAATTTGAAAAACAGAATCTGCCGATGTATAAACAATTGGAAATCCAGTTCTTACATGCTCAGCGCCAAGATCTTTAATAATTTCAGTTCCGGATGCGGCGTAATTACCAAGAATTCCTTTAACACCGGTTTCTTTCATAAACCGATCAATAAGTTCTTTAGGAAATCCTTCAGGATAAAAAGGAAATTCAATTTCAACTTTTAATCCACCAAGTTCCCAGTGACCTGTAGTTGAGTCTTTGCCGGGAGAGATTTCTGCAAGCTTACCAAAAGAAGCAATTGGTGAAACTTGCGGTTCAATTCCTTTGATTGGATGGATATTCCCTAAACCGAATTTTTCTAAGTTCGGCAGATTTAAACCACCGAGACGTTCTGCCATATTCCCGAGAGTATCACTTCCCTCATCGGAATAATTTTTTGCATCAGGCAGTTCACCTATCCCGACACCATCGAGCACTATTATAAAAAAATTATTCAAAGATTAACCCGGGTATTAACTGATACTTTTAACAGAGTTACCGCCCTTCTCAATCGCTTTTTTTAATGCGAGCTCTGCGTTAGTTAAGATTTCCTGAACATCGGTTTTATTTGTCGTTGTAGCAACACCAATCGAGACTGTAAAAGTTGTCTGTTTAGATGCAACTGCAATCGCTTTGCGAGCAATTTTAATTCTTAATTTTTCAGCCCATAAAAAAACATCTTTGGGAGACATATTGAAAAAATAAACCGCAAAAACTTTTTCGCTTATTCGTCCAAGTAAATTCAGCGGTGTCATTTCATCTTTTATCATTTGCCCGATAGTCCGGAGAACTTTAGGAAATGGATCTCCTTCAAAAAGAGTTTCCTGCTCCAAGAATTCATCAAGTTTAATAACTGCTATAGCACCTTGAATTCCGATCTCTTTGCTGCGCACAAGATCAATTGTGAACCGTTCAATAAACGCATCGTAGTTCAATGTTTTAGTTTCGATATCTACGGAGAGCAATCCTTTTAAAATATTTATCGTCGAGTAAGAATGAAGTATAAAAGCAAATATTTTGGTAGCATTTTTTATATAAGAAACTTCATTGTTTGAATAGACATTTTTCTTTAGACTTTCAAAACAAAGAACTCCGTAATTATGTTCATCATACACAAGAGGTATCGCAAGGAAAGAACCGTCAAAACTTACATCTTCGGTTTTTGCAAAACGCGGTATCTCCGATGAAGATGTATCGTCAATCTTTACTGGTGTGGCGCTTAATATCGCTCTTCCAACCAATGTTCCGTTCAAGTCGATCTCTAAATTTTCGCCGACATACTTTAGCGATGTTTTATTAATGATTTTTGTAGTCTTAAATTTTTGTTCTGAAGGATTATATGAAACCAAGGTAAAAGAATCCCAATCGAGCAAACCTTGCATTGAAGATTCAATGGTCTGATGAACATCTACTTCCGATTCAAATTTTTTGTCGGCACCTAAAATGCTGAGAAGCGTTTTCAACCGTTGATCCGCTTGCGATTCTGAAAATTTTTCTTCGAATAATGAGATGATTATTGAAATGACACGGACAATTCTACCTAATGAATAGACTTGTTCAATACCGAACGCGTCGTTCATTTTTGAATCTAAAGCCAGAATTCCAGTCAAATGTTTTCCGTAAAATAATGGAACGCCGACAAAACTTTTAATTCCTTGGGGAACGCCGTAATAACGAATTACATCAATCTCTGCATTGGTAGCGATATCGGTTAAAAGTTCAGGCTCTTCTCTTTGAACAATTTTACCAAGGATGTCATCTTCGAGATCGAACTTCTGCTGTTTGATTTGTGATGAACTCGTTACGTAACGTTCAAGCGTTAGACGTTTTCTGTTTTTATTGTACCAGAAGAATGCCGCTGTGTGAGCCATATAAGAATCTTTAACAACACTTAGAATTTTTTCAAGAACAAAACCGAATTGTTCATCGTGATTAACATCTTCCGGCAATTCTTCCAGAGCAATTTTATCGTAATTTGTTTTAAAATCCGGCGGTTTGAAAAAATCTTGCTTGCCTTTGCTGAATGAACTTCCAAAATTTTCGGAAGTAATTATTTCAATATTCTTAGTTGGTGAAATTATTTTAAAATCTTCACCGGTATCAGTTTCATAAGAATCTCTTTCGTTTTTTTCTTCATCTTCAAAAAGATCTGGTTCGTAGGTCTGATCAAACGATTCACCCCGCATTGAATCACGAAGAAATATTATAAATCCGGCATATATTAAAAGAACGACACCGGAAATAATACGTATGTATGTATCTTCTGTAAAAAATGGAATGGCGATGAGAATGGGAATAAACAAGAAAATGAAGACTCTCTTTTTAATTTTTTCTTTGATTCCCATTGTCCTTCTTAGAGATTATGTAGAAATATTTGGCTAGAAGCTTAAAAAGTATCAACTGCCAATTCAATAATAAGAAAGATTTAAGATATTTTCATATAAGGAAGAGCGAAGTGAGATGTTTTACAATTTCTTTTTTACCGGTCGCTTTTATAGTCGAATAGAAAAGCATGTTCTCCCCGGGTATAATTTCCGGGAAAAATTGTACAACCCGTTTTTTAGCCGAAGCCATTTCGGCCTGCTTCAACTTATCGGACTTGTTCATAAGCAGAAAATAAGGAATCTCTTTGTTCCGCAGAAAATTATTAAGTTCAATATCAAGCTGCATTGGATCGTGCCGGCTGTCAATAATGTGAATTGCCAACTTAATGTTTTCGTTCATTGAAAAATATTTTTCAAGTAAAAGCTGCCACGCATCGCGTTCTTTCTTCGAAACTTTTGCGTAACCAAAGCCGGGTAAATCAACAATGAAGAATTTCTTTTCTACGAGATAATAATTTATTGAGCGGGTTTTTCCCGGTGAGGAGGAAGTCTTTGCCATCTTTGTATTAAAAACGGAATTTATGAAAGAGGATTTTCCAACATTGGAGCGACCGCAAAGGACAACCGTTGGCAAGTTTTCTTTTGGTAATTCACCAAGATTAAAAACGGATTTAATGAACTCAATTTTTTTCATAAAAATAAAAAAGAGTAACCGAACCCGATTACTCTTCTCAAATTAATCTATAATCCTAAAATTAACTGCCTTTTTTCTGCGGAGTCTTTGTAGTCTTGGTAATCTTTTCTTTTGTGATTTTTTCTTTTGGTGATTTTTCTTTTTTTGGTTTTGGAACTACCGCTTTTTTAGCAGCCTTTTCCTTTTTCTCTTTCTTTTCTTCTGCTTTAACTTCTTCTGCAGTTTCAGTTGGTTTTTCTTCGCCCTTTGTTTTCTTAGGAGCTTTAGGTTTAATAACACCGCTGTAATCGACCAATTCGATTATTGCCATGTGAGCGCCGTCGCCTTTTCTCTGTCCGAGATGAACTACGCGGGTGTAACCGCCGGGTCTATCGCCGACTTTGGTTACAATGTCACTAAACAGTTCTGAAAGAACAGCTCTATCATTAATTTTTTCAGCAATTATTCTTCTCGCATGAACGGAATCTGTTTTTGCTCTTGTAATGATAGGTTCAACGAATCTGCGCAGCTCTTTGGCTTTTGCTGCGGTTGTTTTAATTTTTTTATGCTGAAGTAAAGATGTTGCCAACAATTTTAATGTAGCTAATCTGTGACTTGCAGTTCTACCTAATTTTCTTCCTTTTACGCCATGTCTCATTCTTCAACCTTATGGAATACTAATTGTTTTCTGGTTTATCTTTTATGTATTTATCAACGTCCATACCGAATTCGAGCCCGTGATTATCAACGATCTCAATTAATTCGGCTAAAGATTTTCTTCCGAAGTTTCTGAACTTCAGCATTTCGCTTTCATCTTTTCTAACTAGGTCAGATAAATTTTTGATGTTAGCGGCTTTCAAGCAGTTATGAGAACGAACACTTAATTCAAGATCATCAACACTTGTCAATAATATCTTTTTGATTCTCTCTGCTTCGGCGTCTTTTTCATTTTCAACTTTTTCTTCTTCAGGCTCAGCGTCAAAGTTGATGAACATCTGAATGTGATCTTTCAAAATTTTTGCAGAACTTGAAAGAGCTTCTTCAGGAGTTATGGAACCATCGGTTTGAATTTCGAGTGAAAGTTTTTCGAAATCATTCTTCTCACCTATACGAACATTTTCTACATCGTAGCGGCAATTGACAATTGGTGTATAGATGGAATCAATTGGAATGGTTCCAATCGTCATTTCGAGAATTTTTTGTTCTAATGAAGGGACATAACCTTTGCCAATTCCAAAACGTAATTCCATATTTAGCTTTGCATCGGAATTCAATCTTGCAATGTGAAGATCGGGATTTAATATTTCTATATCCGGGCAATATTTTTGAATATCACCTGCTTTAAATTCTTTTGAACCGCTGAGAGAAATTTCGCAGCCTGTAGTTTTTTTATTCGTAATTCTCATTCTAACTTGCTTCAAGTTAAGAATAAGTTCTGTAACGTCTTCAACAACACCAGGAATTGTAGAAAATTCATGAAGAACGCCTTCAATTTTAACAGCATTAATTGCAGCACCGGTTAAGGATGACAATAATACTCTTCTAAGGGCATTGCCCAGTGTAACTCCGAAACCTCTTTCGAGAGGTTGAACTATAAATCTTCCAAAATTCTCTTTGGATGAAGACTCATCGAGAATAACGCCATCAGGCATTTTTATAAATGGATAGCTCATTTAGTATCCTCTTTAATTTTTATTAATTACTTAGAATACAACTCAACAATTAATTGTTCGTTAGCATTCAATGGAATGTCTTCTCTCTCCGGAACATTTAAGAAAGTACCGGATAAAGTTGCTTTATCTACAGACAACCAATTGTAAACGTTGTCTTTTGTTCTTCTTAAGGAATTATGAATAGCATCCAGCTTTTTGCTCTTTTCGCGAACTGAAATTAAATCTCCAGGTGCGAGAGTATATGATGGGATGTCAACAGTCTTTCCGTTTACCCAGAAATGTCCATGAAGAACTAATTGACGAGCTGATTTTCTAGAGGGGGCAAATCCAAGACGAAATACAACATTGTCCAATCTTCTTTCAAGTAGCTTAATCAAATTACCGCCGGTAATACCTTTCTGGCGGTTAGCCGTTTCAAAAATATTATGGAATTGGGTTTCCATTAAGCCGTAAATTCTCTTAACTTTTTGTTTTTCTCTAAGCTGTACGCCGTATTCAGAAAACTTTGCTCTGCGTGTCAAACCATGTTGACCCGGAGCGTAGTTTTTTTGTTCAAGCGGACATTTTTCCGATAAACATTTAGTTCCCTTTAAAAATAATTTCTGTTTTTCCCTTCTGCATAATTTGCAGCTGGGACCAGTGTATCTTGCCATCTAAAGTTTCTCCTATTAAACTCTTCTTCGTTTTGGTGGTCGGCATCCGTTATGCGGTATTGGAGTTTGATCTTTAATTGAAAGAATATCCAAACCTGCAGTACTTAACGCTCTAATTGCTGCTTCTCTTCCGGATCCGGGTCCTTTTACGAACACATCAACCTTTCTCAATCCTAAATCGTGCGCTTCTTTAGCAGCAGCTTCTGCTGTAACCTGGGCAGCAAACGGAGTATTTTTTCTTGAGCCTTTGAAACCGTTTTTACCGGCTGAGGACCAAGAAATTGTATTTCCGTAAATATCAGTTAGCGTAACCAACACGTTATTGAATGAGGCTTTAATATGAGCCACGCCAACAGCATCAACGTGAACTTTCTTTTTAGTCTTTTTTACAACCTTTGCCAATTTTACTCCTCAAAAAAAATTATTAATTACTTCTTAGCCGGAGTTTTCTTTTTACCGGCAACAGTTCTACGTTTACCTTTACGAGTTCTTGAATTAGTTCTAGTACGCTGACCGCGGACAGGCAAACCTCTTCTGTGACGAATACCGCGATAAGAACCAATATCCATTAATCTCTTAATGTTTTGTTGGACTTCGCTTCTAAGCGCACCTTCAACTCTATACTCAGAAGTCATTACGGAACGAATCTTTGCAATTTCTTCTTCGGTCAGTTCAGAAACTTTTTTATCGGGGTTTACACCGGCTTTGGTTAAAATCTCCATAGAAGATTTATCACCGATGCCAAAGATGTAGGTCAATCCGATATAAGCTTTTTTATTTTTTGGTAAATCAACACCAGCTAAACGAGCCAAATCTATAACCTCCTAGGTTTAACCTTGTCTTTGTTTGTGTTTAGGGTTTTTGCAGATCACTCTTACAACCCCTTTTCTTTTAATGATCTTACAGTTCTCACAAATCTTGCGAACAGATGAGCGGACCTTCATTTTATTTCTTCTCCGTTATTTATATCTGTATGTAATTCTACCTTTATTCAAATCGTACGGCGAAAGTTCTATTGCTACTTTATCGCCAACCAAAATTTTTATGAAGTGCATTCTCATTTTACCGGAAATATGAGCAAGGATTTCATGACCGTTATCTAGGCGGACTTTAAAATGCGCATTTGGTAATGTATCTGTTACAACTCCGTCAACCTTTATCGGTCCTTGTTTTGCCATCTATTTTTATTCACACTTCGTTAAAATTTCTGGTTTACCATCAATAATTGCAATTGTATGTTCAAAATGTGCCGAAGGTTTTCCGTCAGCGGTTAAAATCGTCCATCCATCTTCAGCAACAATAACTTTATATGATCCCATGTTAACCATCGGTTCAAGAGCCAAGGTCATACCGTTTTTAAGAACAGCTCCGTTTCCTTTTTTTCCATAATTTGGAATCTGAGGATCTTCATGAAGATGTTTTCCAACTCCGTGTCCGCACAAATCTCGAACAACTGAAAATCCGTTTTCCTCAACATAAACTTGGACAGAATTTGAAATATCTCCAATCCGGTTCAATTCAATTGCTTGCTCGATACCGAGATATAAAGATTTTTCGGTTACATCCATCAGTTTCTGTTTTGAGTCGGAAATTTTACCTACTGCTACCGAAAGAGCTGCATCTCCAAAGTATCCGTCCTTTTCGACTCCAACATCAATGGAAAGAATTTCACCTTCTTTCAAAACTCTGTTGCCGGGAATCCCGTGAACAACCTCATCATCAATAGAAGAACAAATTG is a genomic window containing:
- a CDS encoding sigma-70 family RNA polymerase sigma factor, giving the protein MKITKQFTNRESQSLDKYLQEIGKVDLLTPDEEIELAIRIRKNDQLALEKLVKANLRFVVSVAKQYQNQGLTLGDLINEGNLGLIKAARRFDETRGFKFISYAVWWIRQSILQALAEQSRIVRLPLNRVGALNKIGKAYSNLEQEYEREPSAQELAQELDMDISEVSDTLKISGRAVSMDAPFAQGEENRLLDILENDEEPSPDQSLMSESLRREIERALSTLSEREAEVIKLYFGLNKEHSLTLEEIGEKFNLTRERVRQIKEKAIRRLRHASRSKNLRSYLG
- a CDS encoding phosphopentomutase codes for the protein MNNFFIIVLDGVGIGELPDAKNYSDEGSDTLGNMAERLGGLNLPNLEKFGLGNIHPIKGIEPQVSPIASFGKLAEISPGKDSTTGHWELGGLKVEIEFPFYPEGFPKELIDRFMKETGVKGILGNYAASGTEIIKDLGAEHVRTGFPIVYTSADSVFQIAAHEDVISLERLYEICSITRQKVLIGKDSCGRVIARPFEGSEGNFKRTTNRKDFSLDPPDPTILDYCLSNGIETYAIGKVNDLFNYKGIKHQLKTKSNQEGISKIIEVAKSVKGSLIFTNLVDFDVYFGHRNDPEGFHKALQEFDERLPEILNSLDETDCLILTADHGNDATDISTDHTREYVPLLFYKKNIGGKNLGIRRTFADVAQTAAHFFKINNDLHGTSFLEE
- the fumC gene encoding class II fumarate hydratase — encoded protein: MEFRIETDTMGEMKVPVDKYYGAQTARSLMNFKIGGERFPAELIRALGIVKKAAALTSHELGSLPKEKLDLIIKAADEVIDGKLNDHFPLVVWQTGSGTQTNMNCNEVISNRAIEMAGGVMGSKKPIHPNDDVNKAQSTNDAFPTAIHVAAVEEIHRRLIPMVTKLRNSLDEKAKEFKDIIKIGRTHLMDATPLTLGDEFSGYAMQLTNGLARISDSLKRLYEIPLGGTAVGTGLNAHPEYAVKVADTISKLTGKPFKTAPNKYEAMAAKDALVEMSGVLKTIGTSLLKISNDIRWLGSGPRCGIGEISLPENEPGSSIMPGKVNPTQSEAMTMVCAQVFGNDVTINIAGSSGNFELNVFMPVIAFNVLQSIKLLADACESFSEHCVEGITANAANIKKHLENSLMLVTSLNPVIGYDNAAKVAKKAHKENKTLKEAAMELGLLTSEKFDEVVRPEKMIGLRK
- the yihA gene encoding ribosome biogenesis GTP-binding protein YihA/YsxC, which translates into the protein MKKIEFIKSVFNLGELPKENLPTVVLCGRSNVGKSSFINSVFNTKMAKTSSSPGKTRSINYYLVEKKFFIVDLPGFGYAKVSKKERDAWQLLLEKYFSMNENIKLAIHIIDSRHDPMQLDIELNNFLRNKEIPYFLLMNKSDKLKQAEMASAKKRVVQFFPEIIPGENMLFYSTIKATGKKEIVKHLTSLFLI
- a CDS encoding GAF domain-containing protein, which gives rise to MGIKEKIKKRVFIFLFIPILIAIPFFTEDTYIRIISGVVLLIYAGFIIFLRDSMRGESFDQTYEPDLFEDEEKNERDSYETDTGEDFKIISPTKNIEIITSENFGSSFSKGKQDFFKPPDFKTNYDKIALEELPEDVNHDEQFGFVLEKILSVVKDSYMAHTAAFFWYNKNRKRLTLERYVTSSSQIKQQKFDLEDDILGKIVQREEPELLTDIATNAEIDVIRYYGVPQGIKSFVGVPLFYGKHLTGILALDSKMNDAFGIEQVYSLGRIVRVISIIISLFEEKFSESQADQRLKTLLSILGADKKFESEVDVHQTIESSMQGLLDWDSFTLVSYNPSEQKFKTTKIINKTSLKYVGENLEIDLNGTLVGRAILSATPVKIDDTSSSEIPRFAKTEDVSFDGSFLAIPLVYDEHNYGVLCFESLKKNVYSNNEVSYIKNATKIFAFILHSYSTINILKGLLSVDIETKTLNYDAFIERFTIDLVRSKEIGIQGAIAVIKLDEFLEQETLFEGDPFPKVLRTIGQMIKDEMTPLNLLGRISEKVFAVYFFNMSPKDVFLWAEKLRIKIARKAIAVASKQTTFTVSIGVATTTNKTDVQEILTNAELALKKAIEKGGNSVKSIS
- a CDS encoding EutN/CcmL family microcompartment protein; amino-acid sequence: MHLGRVIGTIWATRKYETLAGYKMLFVQPINAEYKDLGGPIVALDTVGAGAGEIIFYVTASEAVIPLDVEMAPVDASIVGIVDSINVQSV
- a CDS encoding EutN/CcmL family microcompartment protein, whose translation is MVLGKVIGTVWSTRKDENLVGAKFLIVRQLDLEYKPKEATVIAVDSVGAGVGEVVLVAQGSSARQTTFTKNKPVDAVIMAIVDKLDISVKEKKKEAVEV
- a CDS encoding C40 family peptidase, translated to MTRTLLLGLLVLAIFVSCSASSNAQRYKKNKEKPAAPLKTHSKDTVKKSNSKNERIIFNDPADSSSTDDEFDEPPPAGTPIDKSKFAFNIDKLKEFSVVLTSREKVLLEVIKFLDTPYKYGGSTQNGIDCSAFTLQVFQSSLSIDLPRSAREQYSVGEKISKDDLRFGDLVFFNTRRASNPGHVGIYLGENQFVHASRSLGVTVSSLDEAYYKKRYIGARRVDQIEQ